The DNA segment GCCGGCTACCGCGAATTTTTCCTGTTTTTTAGCGATTGTTTTATAAATTAAAAGCCTGCCTTAAATCTATTTTTTATATAATCGATCAAAGTCAAGATAAAGGATGCTTATGTTTGGAAAAACTTTTGTTTTATTGATTGCGCTCTTTGCGGCGCATTTGTTTGCGGGCGACGCGTACTCACACACGAGCGAGTCAGCCAGAAAGGGCATAGCGCAGGCTCAGATCGCGCTTCCAAAAAACGTCACGGGCGGCGATATTTACGTCGGACTTTTTAAAGACGCCCCAAAGACGCAGGCCAAAGCGCCGGTCGTAGTTTTCCTACACGGCTCATCCGGTATCAACAACAAAATAGGCCTTGACAAATGGCAAGAGTGGCTAGCAAAAGAGGGCATAGCAAGCTTTATGTTTGATAGTATGGCTCTGGAAAACAGGATAACGTACAAATCTCCGGCAGATAAGGAAATTTATGAAAAGGTCCATTCGCTGCGCTCTAGCGAAATCAAAGTCGCCCTGAATGCGCTAAGAAACACGGAATGGGCGGATACGAGCAAGCTGTTTTTAGCCGGCACCAGCGAAGGCGCGGTGGCTGTAGCCAGATACGAGGGCAAGGACTTTTTGGGCAAGATTATAAACTCTTGGTCGTGCGAGGAGAATTACTTTGTAAAAGAGCACAAAACGGCGCTTAGCAATACGCCAGTTTTAAATTTAGTAAGCGATCAGGATAAATATTTTTCTCAAAAAAATAGCTATCTAGGCAACGAAAACGCCACCGGAAACTGCGCCGTAGCCTATGGCGACAAGAAAAACGCGATAGTTTTACTCTTGCCCAATGCTCCGCACACGCTCATAAATTTGCCGGCCGCGCGCTTTGCGACCGTTTCTTTTATCAAAAGCATACTTGGAGGCACGCTTGACGCCGATACGATCGGCAAGTAACGACTGATAATTTTGCGGCGATGAGATTCATAAATTTTGTCGCCGCGCTGCTTTTTGGCGCTACATCTTTGTTTTAGAGGATCGTTTTGCGCCTTTATGTTTGATTTCGCCGCCTGTATTTTTGGCATTTGCGTAGTTTTTTGTTCGCGCGCTTTTTACCGACGCGTAAATTTGAGCCGAATTTTAGCGGTCTCGCGGCAAAAATACTTCGCTTTTGATAAATTTGTTAAATCTTAGCTCCGCATTTTACTCGTCAAGACCGGCATTTTAAAAACGATAAAATTTGAGCTGTCATATCGCGTGCCGTAAAATTTACCACCGATAAATTTTATCCTCGTAAGCAATCAGTCTAAATTCCTCTTTGTGGTTGCCGTTGCCGATCGTGTGGCTGTCTTGGCCCGCACCTAGGCGTAGCTTATGCAGCCTGCCGCCGTATGTGCCCACAAATAGCACGTCCCCGTCCTCGCTTAACGCCATAGACTTTATCGTGCCGCCCAGATAGTGGCGCCAAATTTTATGCCCGTCCTTGCCGACTGCTCTGATGTAGCCGTATGCATCGCCCAGGATGTAAAAGTCCTGCGTCGCTACGCCCGCGTATACGCGCATCTCGTCGTCTACTAGCGTAAAATCCCTATCGCGATGTATCTGCGCTCCGCGCTTTAGCGCCGCCCTATCCACGCCGATCGTAACGCCGTTGTAAAAGTGGCAGGAGTTTGTGATGAGCTGCGTATCGTCCGCGCTAAAGAGGCAAAAGTGCGGATAGGAGCTTTGCGGATATATCTCGCCCAGCATTTCGCCTTGCGCGTTTGTTACAAAATGCCCCTCGTCTTGATCGCCCAGCGCGATTAGCTCGTTGTCGTTTGATAAAGCGGCGTTTGCCATAGCGATATAAGCATACTCCTTGCGGACGGGATGGATGAGTTTTGCGCCGCCGTCCCAAACCAAAAATATCCCGTCGCAAGAAACCAAAAGCGCCTTACTGCCGTCGTTAAACGGCAAAATCTCGACGTCCTCGTAGCTTATCGTCGCTTCGCAGTTAAATTTCGCGATAGTCTCGCCGCCGCCCTTGCCGTCGTAGCCTTTTATGAGCTCGACCTCGCCTCTCCTAAGCAGGGCGTAAATTTCGTTTCGCTTTGACTTACCCACGGCGATGACGTCCTTTGCGATAACGCTAACGCGCTCGCCTTCTAGCAGATACAGCGTTTTGTGCCAGCCTTCAGACTCGCTCTGCAAGACGACAAAAATGGCGTTCTCGCCCCGCAAAGAACAAATTTGATCGACGACCCCCAGCTTGTCTTCTATCTTATCCTTCTCATCAGCATCGTCCGCTTCGTCCTCGCGCTCCTCAAAGATGACGTTTGAGGGCGGAAAATCGGCTCTAAACTTCTCCGTTTCGCCCCGCTCGTTGGCTTCTTTTAGCAGCGCAAAAACCGCCTCGCCCAGATGCGCGCGCTCATCTACGGGCTCCTCGCCTTTATACGCATCCCAGCCGTGCGCCTCGGCAAAGGCCACCATATCGTTTACCTCTTTGGCGTATTTCTCGCCCTTTTCGTTCCATTCCTTTTTAAGAGCTTCGCGTTCTTGATTTTGCATCGATTTCCTTTGGATTTTATTTGCCGCGACTACCGCGCCGCTTGGAGATTTTATCAGGTCGGTTTAAATTTAAGGCTAAATTTGCTACCTTCAAACGCTTTTTTTTGGGGTGGGGGGGGGTAAAATTTACCCAAAAGCGCTCTTTTGACAAAGCCGATTTAAAAGCGGTAAATTTAAAAAAGCTCGGCAAAAAGACCTCGTGAATTTGCACAATGAGGCGGTAAATTAAGACGGCAAAATTTAGCAAGTTTAAAAGCTTAAATTTATACCGCCAAAACGCGCGCCCCCTGTCAAACTGTCAAAGCTCATCCGCTAAGCCTTAAAACTCGCTAAATTTAGGGAGCAAATCAGGATTTAGCCTAGTTTTTGCTAAAGCCTCGGCTACCCGCGCGGCATCCTCGCGCGCTAGTCGCAAACGCAGCTACTGCGCCCTCCTCGCCCCGTCCGTATCGATCAGGCGGTGGCCTAGGCCACCGCCAGCGCGTTTTGATCCTTTGAGCCGTCAAATTTATCTGCGCTGAGCCGGGTAATCGGCATCAAAATTCTATTATTTAGCGTGAGATAGGGCGTCATGGCGGCAAGCTTTGCCGAGGTTTTTTAGCGTCTTAGCTACTGCGTCCGTTAAATTTGCCGCGCAGGTCTGGTTAGTCGCTTGGCAAATAAATTTAGCCCCGTAGCAAGCCCCACCGCGCAGGTCGCAGCACCCTTTATGAACTCTCTTCTTTTCATGTTCGCTCCGCTTTTGATTTATCGCTTGCTGCGCTTAAATTTACAAGCCGCGCGCCGAGCAAACCGCGCCGCATCCAAATTTACTCAAAAATTTTAATTCCGCCAAACGACGCCCAAAAAGTCGCATTTAAATTTATCCAAATGCGGCCGAGTAGAAATTTCGCGCCCGCTAAACGCAACCCAAAAGAGCTAAAAAGTCAAATTTAGATCTCAAACGCGCACGAGCTTGGCTGTCCGCCTTCAAATCCCTTTTTAAACCACGTCATGCGCTGCTTTGACGAGCCGTGCGTGAACGAGTCGGGCGTCACGCGGCCTTGGTATTTTTTCTGCAGCGCGTCGTCGCCTATCGCGCTAGCGGCATTTAGCGCCTCCTCGATGTCGCCGTCTTCTAGCATCTTGTAGCGCCCCATGTAGTGCGCCCAGACGCCCGCATAGCAGTCGGCCTGAAGCTCGACCTTGACTTGCAAGGCGTTTTGCTCGATAGGGCTTTTGGCGCGCGATTTTAGCTCGTTTATTTTACCGAGCGTGCCTAGTAAATTTTGCACGTGATGTCCGACCTCGTGGGCGATCACGTAGGCCTGCGCGAAGTCGCCGGCGGCCTTGTATTTGGCCTCTAGCTCGTCAAAAAAGCTAAGGTCGAGATAGACTTTTTTGTCCGCGGGGCAGTAAAAAGGCCCCGTCTGCGAGCTCGCCGTGCCGCACGCGCTAGAGACTGCGTCCCTAAAAAGCACCAAACTAGGCTCCTTGTACCGCGCGCCGCCCGCCTTAAACACCCTGCTCCACACGTCCTCGGTCTGCGCCAGCACGGCTGAAACGAAGGCGACTTTTTCTTTCTCCTGCGGGCTATCTAGCGCCGCTCTTTGACCGCCGGTACCGCCGCCCTCAAGCAGCGCGAGAGGATTAAAGCCCATAAAATACGCCACTGCGCCGATAACCAAAACCACGCGGCCGATGTTTGAGCCCAGTAAAAATCTGATAATCGGTATGAGCGCGCCCAGCGAGCCCATGCTGTTTACGCTGTTTTGCCGTCTATCCTCGACGTTGTCGCTTCGTCTGCTGTCTTGCCATTTCATTTTTACTCTTTCATTTTGGATTTTGCGTTTAAATTTAGCCGCAGGTTTGCGCTGTTTTTTGCCGCTTGGAGCTAAATTTTACGGCGCATTTTAGCGACTATTTATAAATTTATCGCTTTACTCCGCGGGCTAGTTTAAATTTGACGATAAAATTTGAGTTAAAACAAAGCAAAACGGCGCGATACAAAAAGCTAGCGCTAGCCAAATTTGGAGTTTTAAATTTAAAATCTAGCCTTAAGCCCGTTCAAAATTCTCGCCGCCAAGATACCAAAAACTATACCGATGCCGTCCGCGACGATATCTAACAGGCTAAAATAGCGGCCCGGCACAAACGACTGCGCTACTTCTATCTGGATGCCGTAAGCTAGCAAAATAGCGACCTTTGCGCCCAAATTTAACCTAGAAAAGCCAAAATGCAAAGTAATGTAAAGCGCGGCGAAAGCGATGAAATGATTTGCCTTGTCCCAGCTGTTTTCGATGAGTTTTATCTGCGCGGGCGTGAGGGCGAGATACTCTATCGCTATCAAAAATATAAAGAAAAACGCGGCGGAAATTTTAGAAAGATTCATGGATTTTAATGGTTTGCGTTTAACTAGAAGCGCCGCTTAGCGCTTCTAAATTTATTCAAATTTGACTCTTACATCTTGTCTTTTGCGGCGATGCCCATTAGCCCCAGAGCCGTTTTTATCGAGAGAGCGACGACGGCAAAAAGCTTTAAAAGCTCGTCTTCGTTTTCGCTGCCTACGACGCGATTTTCATTGTAAAATTTATGAAAATTCGCAGCCAGACTCTTTAGGTAGTCGCAAATTTTATTTACCGCGCGCGTGTTAAAACTATCGACTAAAACATCGTTTAACGCAAGCGCCTCAAATAGCAAATTTTTGCCGTCCTCGTTCAAATTTGCAAATTTAACGCCAGCAACATCGGCGACGTTTTTGCCCGCTTTTGCGAAAATTTGATTAATCCTTGCGTGTGCATAGTTGATGTAAAATACCGGGTTTGAGCTGTCCTCGCGCTTTAGCTCGTCCACGTCAAACTCCAGGTGCGTGTCGCAGCGCTTGCTAAGAAACATAAATCTAAGCGCCTCATAGCCGATCTCCTCGACCACGTCGCTCATCAGCACGACGTTGCCCGCGCGCTTGCTCATCTTGTAGGCCTCGCCGTCTTTTAGCAGGCTCACCATCTGCGAAAGTATGATCTCGAGGCGATTTTCGTCGTACCCAAGCAGATGCAGCGCGGCCTTCATACGCGCGATATAGCCGTGATGATCAGCGCCCCAGATGTTGATGCAGCGATCAAATCCGCGCCTAAATTTATCGTCGTGATACACTACGTCGCCGGCTAGATAGGTGCCGCGACCGTCTTCGCGCACGATGACGCGGTCTTTTTCGTCGCCGACTTCGCTTGATTTTAGCCAGATTTTACCCTCGCTCTCGTAGATGCCGCCCTCGTTTTTTAGGCGTTCTAGCGTGAGCGGAAGCTTGTCGTAGTAGCTCTTTTCGCTAGCCCAGTTCTCGATGAAAATTTGCGCGTCGGCCAAATTTTGCTTGATCAAAACGAGCACTTTATCCTTGCCAAACTCGGCCAGCTCGAGATTTCGACCCTCGTCGTAAAATATCTCTTTGCCGAATTTCTCTAGCGCTTCTTTTGCGATAGGCTCGATATAGTCGCCGCGGTAAAATTTCTCCGGATACGCCACGTTTTCGCCGAATAAATTTTCGCGCGCCCAAAGCGAAATGGACGTGCCTAGAAGCTCGATTTGATTGCCTGCGTCGTTGATGTAGTATTCGGTTGCGATATTTTCGCCGATGTGAAGCCCGACGCGAGCTAGCGTATCGCCGAAAACCGCACCCCTAACGTGCCCGATGTGAAGCGGACCGGTCGGGTTTGCGCTGACGTACTCGAGCAAAATTTTCTCGCCGCTAGTTGCGCCGCCTTTTGCAAACTCGCTCGGATTTGCAAGGCTAGCCGAGGCGAATTTATCCAAAAATGCAGGCTTTAGTTTAAAATTTATATATCCGTTTAGCGCCGTAGCCTCAAAAACTTCGCTATTTTCAAATTTAGAGGCTAGCTCGGCGGCTATGGCTACGGGGGATTTTTTGAGCTGTTTTGCTAGGCTAAAAGTAGGCATAGCGTAGTGCGCCAAGCCCTTATCTTTTGGCTTTTCCAGCGCAAAATCAAAATCGATAAATTTTTTTATTTCGGAAATTACTAATTCTTTCAATGCTTCGCCTATGCAGTTTTTACCGTCTCGTCAGCCTTGGTTTCGCTTTGGCTAGCCTGTTTTTCCTCTACTTTTTGCGTTTCTGGCTTATCTTCGGATTCCATTTCTGATTTAAACGTCTTTATGCCTTTGCCTAAACCTTTTGCCAGTTCCGGTATCTTTTTAGCCCCGAAAAGCAAGACGATAATCGCCAAAACAACCAGCCAATGACCCATACTCATCGAACCCATTTTTTCTCCTTTATTTTTCGTGATATTATCATAAATTTATCAATTATTCCAGTTTTTAATAATCTCTTCAACGTTTAAGCTTAACGTCCTTAAGCGCATCGAGCGTAAAATCGAGCGTAAATTTTCGTAGCAGCTTTGCAAGTCGTCGTTTACTAAAAAATAATCGTACTCCAAAATATGCTCCATCTCGCCGACCGCATTTTCTAGGCGTTTTTGGATAGTTTGAGCGGAGTCCGTACCACGGTTTGAGAGCCTAAAATTTAGCTCGCTTTTGTTTGCCGTAGTGATAAAAACGGAAGTGATTAGTCCGCCAAGCTTTGATTTTGCGATATTAAATCCTTGCACGTCGATATCAAAAATGGCTATTTTACCGGCATCTAACGCCCTTAAAACCGGCTTTAGCGAAGTGCCGTAGTAGTTATTATGCACGCATGCCCATTCTAAAAACTCGCCCTCGTCGATGCCCTTTTTAAACTCTTTTTCATCCGTAAAATAGTAATTAACGCCGTGCGCTTCGCCCTGTCTAGGCGCTCTAGTCGTAGTCGAGATAGAAAAATATAAATCCTTTTCCTCTTTTAAAAGACGGCTTAAAAGCGTACTCTTACCGCTGCCGCTCGGGCCTGAGACGATTAAAATTTGCCCTTTCAACTACTTTTCCTCAAAGCTAATGCTGATTTTAATATTGAGGCCTTTTAGGGCTTCTCGTAGCTCGCCG comes from the uncultured Campylobacter sp. genome and includes:
- a CDS encoding alpha/beta hydrolase, whose protein sequence is MFGKTFVLLIALFAAHLFAGDAYSHTSESARKGIAQAQIALPKNVTGGDIYVGLFKDAPKTQAKAPVVVFLHGSSGINNKIGLDKWQEWLAKEGIASFMFDSMALENRITYKSPADKEIYEKVHSLRSSEIKVALNALRNTEWADTSKLFLAGTSEGAVAVARYEGKDFLGKIINSWSCEENYFVKEHKTALSNTPVLNLVSDQDKYFSQKNSYLGNENATGNCAVAYGDKKNAIVLLLPNAPHTLINLPAARFATVSFIKSILGGTLDADTIGK
- a CDS encoding twin-arginine translocation signal domain-containing protein; the protein is MKRREFIKGAATCAVGLATGLNLFAKRLTRPARQI
- a CDS encoding neutral zinc metallopeptidase, whose protein sequence is MKWQDSRRSDNVEDRRQNSVNSMGSLGALIPIIRFLLGSNIGRVVLVIGAVAYFMGFNPLALLEGGGTGGQRAALDSPQEKEKVAFVSAVLAQTEDVWSRVFKAGGARYKEPSLVLFRDAVSSACGTASSQTGPFYCPADKKVYLDLSFFDELEAKYKAAGDFAQAYVIAHEVGHHVQNLLGTLGKINELKSRAKSPIEQNALQVKVELQADCYAGVWAHYMGRYKMLEDGDIEEALNAASAIGDDALQKKYQGRVTPDSFTHGSSKQRMTWFKKGFEGGQPSSCAFEI
- a CDS encoding VanZ family protein → MNLSKISAAFFFIFLIAIEYLALTPAQIKLIENSWDKANHFIAFAALYITLHFGFSRLNLGAKVAILLAYGIQIEVAQSFVPGRYFSLLDIVADGIGIVFGILAARILNGLKARF
- the argS gene encoding arginine--tRNA ligase, whose translation is MKELVISEIKKFIDFDFALEKPKDKGLAHYAMPTFSLAKQLKKSPVAIAAELASKFENSEVFEATALNGYINFKLKPAFLDKFASASLANPSEFAKGGATSGEKILLEYVSANPTGPLHIGHVRGAVFGDTLARVGLHIGENIATEYYINDAGNQIELLGTSISLWARENLFGENVAYPEKFYRGDYIEPIAKEALEKFGKEIFYDEGRNLELAEFGKDKVLVLIKQNLADAQIFIENWASEKSYYDKLPLTLERLKNEGGIYESEGKIWLKSSEVGDEKDRVIVREDGRGTYLAGDVVYHDDKFRRGFDRCINIWGADHHGYIARMKAALHLLGYDENRLEIILSQMVSLLKDGEAYKMSKRAGNVVLMSDVVEEIGYEALRFMFLSKRCDTHLEFDVDELKREDSSNPVFYINYAHARINQIFAKAGKNVADVAGVKFANLNEDGKNLLFEALALNDVLVDSFNTRAVNKICDYLKSLAANFHKFYNENRVVGSENEDELLKLFAVVALSIKTALGLMGIAAKDKM
- the tatA gene encoding twin-arginine translocase TatA/TatE family subunit translates to MGSMSMGHWLVVLAIIVLLFGAKKIPELAKGLGKGIKTFKSEMESEDKPETQKVEEKQASQSETKADETVKTA
- the gmk gene encoding guanylate kinase; amino-acid sequence: MKGQILIVSGPSGSGKSTLLSRLLKEEKDLYFSISTTTRAPRQGEAHGVNYYFTDEKEFKKGIDEGEFLEWACVHNNYYGTSLKPVLRALDAGKIAIFDIDVQGFNIAKSKLGGLITSVFITTANKSELNFRLSNRGTDSAQTIQKRLENAVGEMEHILEYDYFLVNDDLQSCYENLRSILRSMRLRTLSLNVEEIIKNWNN